The proteins below are encoded in one region of Paeniglutamicibacter cryotolerans:
- a CDS encoding sulfotransferase family protein: MTKSGLRSLTGTAKKVLPGGVQDGIRAGIQRFGTMTAPARMLPGFIIIGAQRSGTTSLYRLLSAHPDVVRPTASKGIGYFDLNYAKGQAWYQGHFPLSATARLATRPQAPQVFESSGYYAFHPLAADRIANDLPGVKLVMMLRDPVERAYSAHRHEFVRGFETEEFEPAIELEDSRLEGEVERLSVEPDYQSFHHRHHAYLCRGRYAEQIRRIRGAVGDDGLYLMDADDFFGDPSAEFQRLQAWLGLNNWIPEQIPAENAQPRSPMDPELRKRLRAYYEAPDNDLAVLMGRKPSWRRE; this comes from the coding sequence GTGACTAAGTCAGGATTGCGTTCGCTGACGGGGACCGCCAAAAAGGTCCTTCCGGGCGGTGTGCAAGACGGGATCCGGGCTGGGATCCAACGGTTCGGGACGATGACAGCCCCGGCCCGGATGCTGCCCGGATTCATCATCATCGGGGCCCAGCGCAGCGGCACCACCTCGCTTTACCGTCTGTTATCCGCCCATCCCGATGTGGTCAGGCCGACGGCGTCCAAGGGCATCGGCTACTTTGACCTCAACTATGCCAAGGGCCAGGCATGGTATCAGGGTCATTTCCCGCTTTCGGCGACGGCTAGGCTGGCCACGAGGCCGCAGGCGCCCCAGGTCTTCGAAAGCAGCGGCTACTACGCATTCCACCCGTTGGCCGCCGATCGGATCGCGAACGACCTGCCCGGGGTAAAACTCGTGATGATGCTGAGGGACCCGGTCGAACGGGCCTATTCGGCGCACCGGCATGAATTCGTGCGAGGTTTCGAGACCGAGGAATTCGAACCGGCGATAGAGCTTGAGGATTCACGTCTTGAAGGCGAGGTGGAGCGTCTCTCGGTGGAACCGGATTATCAGAGCTTCCATCACAGACACCATGCGTACCTGTGCCGGGGAAGGTACGCCGAGCAGATCCGGCGGATCAGGGGAGCCGTCGGCGACGACGGACTTTATCTCATGGACGCCGACGACTTCTTCGGGGACCCCTCGGCGGAGTTCCAACGCCTCCAGGCCTGGCTCGGGCTCAACAACTGGATTCCTGAGCAGATTCCGGCGGAGAACGCGCAGCCCAGGTCGCCGATGGATCCGGAACTCCGCAAACGGCTGCGGGCATACTATGAAGCACCCGACAATGATCTGGCAGTGCTCATGGGAAGGAAGCCCTCCTGGCGCCGCGAGTGA
- a CDS encoding CDP-glycerol glycerophosphotransferase family protein, with product MCPSAMFESWRGRYADSPKAVSEQLALRSPDIKQYWVASDGAALPDYCLPLRRHSPAYFLQLLRSDYLFTNDIVTKHLVKGRNVRYIQSWHGTPLKRIGFDETQATYSGAAKHRQRMIRDVSKWDYLVSPSPECSSLFRSAFRYEGEILETGYPRNDILNSDSSSALRKTVRGALGILPGEHVVLYAPTWRDDSKAENGRFQDTSNINYERLATYTPEGTVFLSRMHSVVEAHRPKGPSGHLKVLDVSGYPDIAELYLAADVLVSDYSSAIYDFAVTGKPIILYAYDLLEYSTSVRGLYFDYAEWAPGPIVTSLEELGSAISNSELFRVTLQPRYRSFQQRFCPWEDGKATQRLLDALLS from the coding sequence ATGTGCCCCAGTGCCATGTTCGAAAGCTGGCGCGGACGCTATGCCGATAGTCCGAAAGCCGTCTCGGAACAACTAGCCCTCAGGAGCCCGGACATCAAGCAATACTGGGTGGCGTCCGATGGCGCCGCGCTTCCGGACTACTGTCTTCCACTGCGGCGGCATTCTCCAGCCTACTTCTTGCAGCTCCTACGCAGCGATTACCTCTTCACCAACGACATCGTGACCAAGCACCTAGTCAAGGGAAGAAATGTCAGGTACATACAGTCATGGCACGGGACGCCCCTAAAGCGGATCGGATTCGACGAAACCCAGGCAACCTACTCCGGAGCAGCAAAGCACCGTCAGCGGATGATCAGGGACGTTTCCAAATGGGACTACCTGGTATCGCCCAGTCCGGAGTGTTCATCACTCTTCCGTTCCGCGTTCAGATACGAAGGGGAAATCCTGGAAACAGGATATCCCCGCAATGACATCCTGAATTCGGATTCGTCCTCCGCCCTGCGTAAGACAGTACGCGGGGCGCTGGGCATCTTGCCGGGTGAACACGTCGTCCTCTATGCCCCGACTTGGCGCGATGACAGCAAGGCAGAGAATGGAAGGTTTCAGGACACCAGCAATATCAACTATGAGCGCCTTGCCACTTATACTCCCGAGGGCACAGTGTTCCTGTCCCGAATGCACTCCGTGGTCGAAGCACACCGGCCGAAGGGCCCTTCCGGCCACCTCAAGGTCCTTGATGTCAGCGGCTATCCTGACATCGCCGAGTTGTATCTGGCCGCCGATGTCTTGGTTTCGGACTATTCCTCGGCCATCTACGACTTTGCCGTGACCGGAAAACCCATTATCCTCTACGCGTACGACCTATTGGAATACAGCACTTCGGTCAGGGGGCTCTACTTCGACTACGCGGAGTGGGCCCCCGGGCCGATCGTAACCTCGTTAGAAGAGCTGGGGTCGGCCATTAGTAACTCCGAGCTTTTTCGGGTGACATTGCAACCGCGTTACCGTTCCTTCCAGCAACGGTTCTGTCCCTGGGAGGATGGCAAGGCCACCCAACGACTGCTCGATGCCTTGTTATCCTAG
- a CDS encoding oligosaccharide flippase family protein, producing MGYSMARMPSTRESPLHSHLSGIARSGTLNMLGAAIAAVLNFVLIVVVTQSFDPTTAGMLFSATSIFLIALSVSSLGTDAGLARFLLRFKSMNRQADMGPVVRIARIPVLICSLLLALLGIIFAPTISSLTGLGNNSGTTLTIVLMALLPIAALGDFSLAAARALGTFKSTVLSEKLLRPVLQPAGALLVALFSGGVLWLATSWAIPYVLSAFLSVFLFHQVFRPYRQVPMDVIPTPVPELRHEFWTFTWPRAVARISQAIIQRADIILVAALIGPAQAAVYTAATRFVALGQFGVNAIQQVLQPRFSQILALETAATAERVFKVATSWNMAVAWPLYVVAIIGVNHYLMIFGNGYDNPSARTVVLVMGLAMMFATAAGPLDTMLLMAGKSTVSLWISLIGLAFNIGLCLVFIPAFQILGAAMAWAVAIAVRNTLTFLSVRTLLGITPWSRGALLVSVSAITSFAIPLAPVALSGTDELLPFFLAFAVGCLCYLGFLWLCRRPLELSSFRDLRPRSASRQV from the coding sequence ATGGGGTATTCCATGGCAAGAATGCCTAGTACCAGGGAATCGCCTCTACATTCACACCTTTCCGGAATTGCCCGCAGCGGGACACTCAACATGCTCGGGGCAGCGATCGCAGCGGTGCTTAACTTCGTCCTGATTGTCGTGGTCACCCAGTCCTTCGATCCCACCACCGCCGGCATGTTGTTTTCCGCGACATCGATCTTCCTCATCGCCCTCAGCGTTTCCTCATTGGGCACGGATGCGGGATTAGCCCGGTTCCTCCTCCGCTTCAAATCCATGAACCGGCAGGCTGACATGGGCCCGGTAGTGCGGATCGCGCGGATCCCGGTTCTGATCTGCAGCCTGCTTTTGGCCTTGCTAGGGATCATCTTCGCGCCCACGATCAGTTCACTGACCGGCTTGGGGAACAATTCCGGCACGACGTTGACTATCGTCTTGATGGCACTGTTGCCCATCGCGGCCCTCGGTGACTTCAGCCTGGCCGCTGCCCGTGCCTTGGGAACGTTCAAGAGCACCGTGTTGTCCGAGAAGCTGCTCAGGCCCGTTCTTCAACCGGCAGGCGCACTTCTGGTGGCCCTGTTCAGTGGCGGGGTGCTCTGGCTGGCGACGAGCTGGGCAATTCCCTACGTACTTTCAGCATTTCTATCGGTCTTCCTGTTCCATCAGGTGTTCCGTCCCTATCGGCAAGTTCCCATGGACGTCATTCCGACTCCGGTGCCTGAGCTTCGGCACGAATTCTGGACCTTCACCTGGCCTCGCGCCGTGGCCCGTATTTCACAGGCGATCATCCAGCGTGCCGACATCATCTTGGTGGCAGCCCTCATTGGACCGGCCCAAGCTGCCGTCTACACGGCAGCCACCAGATTCGTTGCCCTGGGACAATTCGGTGTCAACGCCATCCAGCAGGTACTTCAACCGCGTTTCAGCCAGATACTTGCCCTGGAAACCGCTGCAACGGCTGAACGTGTTTTCAAAGTAGCCACGTCTTGGAACATGGCTGTCGCGTGGCCGCTATACGTCGTTGCCATCATCGGGGTCAATCACTATCTGATGATCTTTGGGAACGGGTATGACAATCCCTCGGCCCGAACCGTCGTCCTGGTTATGGGATTAGCCATGATGTTCGCGACGGCTGCCGGCCCGCTGGACACCATGCTCCTGATGGCGGGAAAGAGCACGGTCAGCCTGTGGATTTCGTTGATTGGCCTAGCCTTCAACATTGGATTGTGCTTAGTTTTCATCCCGGCCTTCCAGATCCTAGGGGCTGCGATGGCCTGGGCGGTGGCCATCGCCGTGCGCAACACCCTCACCTTCCTCAGCGTCCGCACCCTGCTCGGCATCACTCCCTGGAGCCGCGGCGCCCTGCTGGTATCGGTTTCCGCCATCACTAGCTTCGCCATTCCGTTGGCCCCCGTCGCCCTGAGCGGAACCGATGAGCTGCTTCCGTTTTTCCTGGCTTTCGCCGTTGGGTGCCTCTGCTACCTCGGCTTCCTGTGGCTGTGCCGCCGTCCACTGGAGTTGTCTTCCTTCAGGGACCTCCGACCACGTTCCGCTTCCCGTCAAGTCTGA